Proteins from one Romboutsia sp. CE17 genomic window:
- a CDS encoding ABC transporter ATP-binding protein yields the protein MMNESKNDNLIEIVGLKKYFPVKEGLFKTNYVKAVDDVTLHIKKGETLGLVGESGCGKTTLGRTILRLHEPTEGKIIYDGEDITKVDMLQYRKKMQIIFQDPYASLDPRMTVGDIIGEPLDIHKLYSNKKERQEKIYSLLETVGLNKEHANRFAHEFSGGQRQRIGIARALAVDPEFIVCDEPISALDVSIQAQVVNMLEDLQAERGFTYLFIAHDLSVVKHISNRIGVMYLGHLVELTDSNELYKNPMHPYTQTLLSAIPIADPKTSRARKRIVLEGDIPSPLNPPSGCTFRTRCPYATEECKNSAPVLKEYNNGHFVACHNIDKF from the coding sequence ATGATGAATGAATCAAAAAATGACAACTTAATAGAAATAGTAGGATTAAAAAAATACTTCCCCGTAAAAGAAGGTCTTTTTAAAACCAATTATGTTAAAGCAGTTGATGATGTTACTTTGCATATAAAAAAAGGGGAAACATTAGGTCTTGTTGGAGAAAGTGGTTGTGGTAAAACAACACTAGGAAGAACAATATTAAGACTTCATGAACCTACTGAAGGAAAAATTATCTATGATGGAGAAGATATAACAAAGGTTGACATGTTACAGTATAGGAAAAAGATGCAAATAATTTTCCAAGATCCATATGCATCATTAGATCCAAGAATGACTGTTGGAGATATTATAGGTGAACCATTAGATATCCATAAATTATATAGTAATAAAAAAGAAAGACAAGAAAAGATTTATAGTTTACTTGAGACAGTTGGATTAAATAAAGAACATGCTAATCGTTTTGCACATGAGTTTTCAGGGGGACAAAGACAAAGAATCGGTATAGCAAGAGCTCTTGCTGTTGATCCGGAGTTTATAGTATGTGATGAACCTATATCAGCTTTAGATGTATCAATACAAGCTCAGGTAGTAAATATGCTAGAAGATCTACAAGCTGAAAGAGGATTCACATATCTATTCATAGCTCATGATTTATCAGTAGTAAAACATATAAGTAATAGAATTGGAGTAATGTACTTAGGTCATTTAGTAGAGTTAACTGATAGTAATGAATTATATAAAAATCCTATGCATCCTTATACTCAAACTCTACTTTCAGCTATTCCAATTGCTGACCCAAAAACTAGTAGAGCCAGAAAACGTATAGTATTGGAAGGGGATATACCTAGCCCGTTAAATCCACCAAGTGGATGTACATTTAGAACTAGATGTCCATATGCAACAGAAGAATGTAAAAATTCAGCACCAGTATTAAAAGAATATAATAATGGTCATTTTGTTGCATGTCATAATATAGACAAATTTTAA
- a CDS encoding ABC transporter ATP-binding protein, with the protein MEKTKNDVLLNVDELEVSFFTHAGEVKAVRKVSYDLKYGEAMGIVGESGSGKSVSSYALMGIIPEPGKIISGNINFEDKNITSLSESEMLKLRGKDVGMVFQDPMTSLNPVFTVGSQIDESLKKHTNLDKKQRKERIIELFELVGINQPEKRLNQYPHEFSGGMRQRVVIAMALACNPKLLIADEPTTALDVTIQAQIIELLKELKEKISMSIIFITHDLGVISEICDKVAVMYAGNIIERGSIDDIFYNPKHPYTLGLLKSIPKINNDDHERLIPIEGNPVDLINPPKGCAFAPRCEYCMNICMEKIPPVYHVEDGHEASCWLMVKEEYEREVAAL; encoded by the coding sequence ATGGAGAAAACAAAGAATGATGTATTATTAAATGTTGATGAACTAGAAGTCTCTTTCTTTACTCATGCAGGTGAAGTTAAGGCAGTTCGTAAAGTTTCTTATGATTTAAAGTATGGAGAAGCAATGGGAATAGTAGGTGAGTCTGGAAGTGGTAAATCAGTATCGTCATATGCCCTTATGGGTATAATTCCCGAGCCAGGTAAAATAATTAGTGGAAATATTAATTTTGAAGATAAAAATATAACTTCTTTATCTGAATCAGAGATGTTAAAGCTAAGAGGGAAAGATGTAGGGATGGTTTTCCAAGATCCTATGACTTCTCTGAATCCTGTTTTTACTGTAGGAAGCCAAATTGACGAAAGTTTAAAAAAACATACTAATTTAGATAAAAAACAAAGAAAAGAAAGAATAATAGAGTTATTTGAACTAGTAGGTATAAATCAACCAGAAAAGAGACTTAATCAATATCCACATGAGTTTTCTGGAGGGATGAGACAACGTGTTGTGATAGCTATGGCACTTGCATGTAATCCGAAATTACTAATAGCAGATGAACCTACAACTGCTCTAGATGTTACAATTCAAGCTCAAATAATTGAGTTGCTAAAGGAACTAAAGGAAAAAATAAGCATGTCTATCATATTTATAACTCACGATTTAGGTGTGATTTCTGAAATTTGTGATAAGGTAGCTGTTATGTATGCAGGAAATATAATCGAAAGAGGAAGCATTGATGATATTTTCTATAATCCTAAACATCCTTACACTTTAGGCTTACTAAAATCTATACCTAAAATAAATAATGATGATCATGAACGATTAATTCCTATAGAAGGTAACCCTGTAGACCTAATTAATCCTCCAAAAGGATGCGCATTTGCTCCTAGATGTGAGTATTGTATGAATATATGTATGGAAAAAATACCTCCTGTTTATCATGTCGAGGATGGGCATGAAGCTAGTTGTTGGTTAATGGTAAAAGAGGAATATGAAAGGGAGGTAGCAGCATTATGA
- a CDS encoding ABC transporter permease, whose protein sequence is MILENSKNFNCEIEFSPDDFKPVTKEQQKSLITMGENTSYWKDAWRRLKENKIAMISLVVIILFIGFAFIGPYLSPYTYDQQIRGHENLTPCLAHPFGTDKLGRDLLVRTMVGARISLIIGIGSALIVLVIGSIYGAVSGLLGGKVDAAMMRIVETIYSLPDMLVIILLRIVLHEPLTKAFDSGHSLGVLQTLGPGILAMFIVYGLLYWVGMARIVRGQVLQLKEMEYVNAAKALGANNKRLIMKHLLPNCIGQLVVTTMLQIPSAIFTEAFLSFLGIGVSKPLASLGSLASDALDGISSYPYRLMFPAAAISIIILAFNLFGDGLRDALDPRLKK, encoded by the coding sequence ATGATTTTAGAAAACAGCAAAAATTTTAATTGTGAAATAGAATTCTCTCCAGATGATTTCAAACCAGTTACGAAAGAGCAGCAAAAAAGCTTAATTACTATGGGCGAAAATACTAGTTACTGGAAAGATGCATGGAGAAGATTAAAAGAAAATAAAATTGCAATGATATCATTAGTTGTAATTATATTATTTATAGGATTTGCATTTATAGGACCTTATTTAAGTCCTTATACATATGATCAACAAATTAGGGGGCATGAAAATTTAACTCCTTGTTTAGCTCATCCATTTGGAACGGATAAATTAGGTAGAGATTTACTTGTAAGAACAATGGTTGGAGCTAGAATATCTTTAATAATTGGTATTGGATCAGCTCTTATAGTACTAGTGATAGGTTCTATTTATGGAGCGGTATCTGGATTACTTGGAGGTAAAGTTGATGCAGCTATGATGAGAATAGTTGAAACTATATACTCTTTACCAGATATGCTAGTTATAATATTATTAAGGATTGTTTTACACGAACCACTAACAAAAGCTTTTGACTCTGGTCATTCGCTTGGAGTACTTCAAACCTTAGGGCCAGGTATTTTAGCCATGTTTATAGTGTATGGTCTATTATATTGGGTAGGTATGGCAAGAATTGTCAGAGGTCAAGTATTACAATTAAAAGAGATGGAATATGTTAATGCAGCAAAGGCACTTGGTGCAAATAATAAACGCTTAATAATGAAGCATTTACTTCCAAACTGTATAGGACAATTAGTTGTAACTACAATGTTACAAATACCATCGGCTATATTTACTGAGGCTTTTCTAAGTTTCTTAGGTATAGGTGTAAGTAAGCCACTTGCAAGTTTAGGATCATTAGCATCTGATGCTTTAGATGGAATTTCATCATATCCATATAGATTAATGTTCCCTGCAGCAGCAATAAGTATTATAATATTAGCATTTAACTTATTTGGAGATGGTCTAAGAGATGCTCTTGACCCAAGATTAAAGAAATAA
- a CDS encoding ABC transporter permease — MDTAKYIFKRILMAIFTIFIAATITFFLMKLVPGSPFASEKTNEIAQQALNEKYGLDKPVLVQYKIYLQQLLEGDLGVSYKLQKNVPVTKIIKESFPISAKIGVMSIIFALLIGIPLGCVSALKRGKWEDSVIRVVSTLGIAVPSFVIATASMLIFAIELKLLPTYGLSKPSSYILPVFTLGFYPMCYITRLMRSSMLDSLGQDYIRTARAKGMSEFVVTFKHALKNSLIPIITYLGPLVAFTLTGGFVVEKVFNIPGLGRYFIKAIDARDYNLIMGMTVFLAAFIIVMNLVCDILYKLVDPRIKLDE; from the coding sequence ATGGATACGGCAAAATATATTTTTAAACGTATATTGATGGCTATATTTACTATATTTATAGCAGCAACTATTACGTTCTTTTTAATGAAACTAGTCCCAGGAAGTCCTTTTGCTTCAGAGAAAACAAATGAAATAGCTCAGCAAGCATTAAATGAAAAGTATGGATTAGATAAGCCTGTATTAGTTCAATATAAAATTTACTTACAACAATTATTAGAAGGCGACTTAGGAGTAAGTTATAAGCTTCAAAAAAATGTACCAGTCACAAAAATAATCAAAGAATCTTTCCCTATATCTGCTAAAATAGGTGTAATGTCAATAATATTCGCATTATTAATAGGAATACCTTTAGGGTGTGTATCAGCACTAAAAAGAGGTAAATGGGAGGACAGTGTAATACGTGTAGTATCAACATTAGGTATAGCAGTGCCTTCCTTTGTAATAGCAACTGCATCGATGTTAATTTTTGCAATAGAACTAAAATTATTACCGACATATGGATTAAGTAAACCATCTAGTTACATTTTACCAGTATTTACTTTAGGATTTTATCCTATGTGTTATATAACTAGACTGATGAGATCAAGTATGCTTGACTCTTTAGGTCAAGATTATATCAGAACAGCAAGAGCAAAAGGTATGTCTGAATTTGTAGTTACATTCAAGCATGCATTAAAGAACTCTTTAATACCAATAATCACTTATTTAGGTCCTTTAGTAGCATTTACATTAACTGGAGGATTTGTAGTTGAAAAAGTGTTTAATATTCCTGGTCTAGGAAGATACTTTATAAAAGCAATAGATGCTAGAGATTATAACCTGATAATGGGAATGACTGTATTCTTAGCAGCTTTTATAATAGTCATGAATCTAGTATGCGATATCTTATATAAGCTAGTAGATCCTAGAATTAAGTTAGATGAATAG
- a CDS encoding NUDIX hydrolase, which yields MLKIIKNKFENYKPYINGFESMKRASILVPIVKKDNSYYILFEVRSKNLRTQPSEISFPGGKIENGETPLEAAIRETCEEIGTSKDNIEVISQLDLLITHMNLIVHPYVGILNSIENLNINSDEVDHTFLVPITYLLENKPTYYKNKLEVIPDDEFPYEIIPNKENYKFQESNYPVIFYKYNNYVIWGITARILENFLKVLND from the coding sequence ATGTTAAAAATTATAAAAAATAAATTTGAAAATTATAAACCTTATATAAATGGATTTGAAAGTATGAAAAGAGCTTCTATTTTAGTTCCTATAGTGAAAAAGGATAACTCTTATTATATATTATTTGAAGTTAGGTCTAAAAATTTAAGAACACAACCAAGTGAAATTTCTTTTCCTGGCGGGAAAATAGAAAATGGTGAAACCCCTTTAGAAGCAGCTATAAGAGAAACTTGTGAAGAAATTGGGACATCAAAAGATAATATAGAAGTTATATCTCAACTAGATTTACTTATAACTCATATGAATTTAATAGTTCATCCTTATGTTGGAATTTTAAATAGTATAGAGAATTTAAATATAAATTCAGATGAAGTTGACCACACTTTTTTAGTACCTATAACTTATTTATTAGAAAATAAGCCAACTTATTATAAAAATAAGCTTGAAGTTATACCTGATGATGAATTTCCTTATGAAATAATTCCTAATAAGGAAAATTATAAGTTTCAAGAAAGCAATTATCCTGTAATTTTTTATAAATATAATAACTACGTTATCTGGGGTATCACTGCAAGAATATTAGAAAACTTTCTTAAAGTCCTAAATGATTAA
- a CDS encoding PTS lactose/cellobiose transporter subunit IIA — MSKAKELIIESKNTIQNAHKYQTELIQNEAMGNKTEMSVILVHSQDHLMDAINFQQLAEEFIDVYERLEKIESKLY, encoded by the coding sequence ATAAGTAAAGCAAAAGAACTTATTATAGAGTCTAAAAATACTATACAAAATGCTCATAAATATCAAACTGAATTAATTCAAAATGAAGCAATGGGTAATAAAACTGAAATGAGTGTAATCTTAGTTCATTCACAAGATCATTTAATGGACGCTATAAACTTTCAACAATTAGCAGAAGAGTTTATAGATGTATATGAGAGATTAGAAAAAATAGAAAGTAAATTATACTAA
- a CDS encoding PTS lactose/cellobiose transporter subunit IIA, protein MDDKMIEISFGIIGFSGDAKGMAYEAIRESKKRKHK, encoded by the coding sequence ATGGATGATAAGATGATAGAAATATCTTTTGGAATAATTGGATTTTCAGGAGATGCTAAAGGTATGGCCTATGAAGCTATAAGAGAATCTAAAAAAAGGAAACATAAGTAA
- the chbG gene encoding chitin disaccharide deacetylase produces the protein MTKLIINADDFGYSEAVNYGIISAHNNGIVSSTTMMANMPGVEHGVKLLKENPSLSCGVHLTISCYKPLLQDLKSIIDENSNFYRGITNQLLEKMDLDEVYREFCAQIEKVKNCGINICHLDSHHHVHTLEGLKPVIEKILDKYNLPIRGGFEYKMDYKKVVRLIDTFYKENVGEDYFINNIDNIKSYDISDIMCHPAFLDDFILNSTSYTTYRTKEHKILTSNEVKQFLEENNIDITNYRHI, from the coding sequence ATGACCAAGCTTATAATAAATGCAGATGATTTTGGATATAGTGAAGCTGTAAATTATGGTATAATTTCAGCTCATAATAATGGAATTGTAAGCTCAACAACTATGATGGCAAACATGCCTGGTGTGGAGCATGGAGTAAAGCTTCTTAAGGAAAATCCATCTTTAAGTTGTGGAGTACATTTAACTATAAGTTGTTATAAGCCTCTATTGCAAGACTTAAAAAGTATAATAGATGAAAATAGTAACTTTTACAGAGGAATAACCAATCAACTCTTAGAAAAAATGGATTTAGATGAAGTATATAGAGAGTTTTGTGCTCAAATAGAAAAAGTGAAAAATTGTGGTATAAATATATGTCATTTAGATAGTCATCATCATGTGCATACTTTAGAAGGACTTAAACCTGTAATTGAAAAGATTTTAGATAAATATAATTTACCTATTAGAGGTGGATTTGAATACAAAATGGATTATAAAAAAGTAGTAAGACTTATAGACACTTTTTATAAGGAAAATGTTGGAGAGGATTATTTTATAAATAATATAGATAATATAAAGAGTTATGATATATCTGATATAATGTGTCATCCTGCTTTTTTAGATGACTTTATATTAAACTCTACTTCTTATACTACCTATAGAACAAAAGAGCATAAAATACTTACTTCGAATGAAGTGAAACAATTTTTAGAAGAAAATAATATTGATATTACGAATTATAGACATATTTAG
- a CDS encoding 6-phospho-beta-glucosidase yields the protein MGKGLKVVTIGGGSSYTPELVEGFIKRHRELPVSELWLVDIEDGKEKLEIVGNLAKRMVNKSGVDMKIHLTLDRKEALEGADFVTTQLRVGLLDARIKDERIPLSHGVIGQETNGAGGLFKALRTIPVIFDILNDVEKYCPNAWVINFTNPTGIISEAVFRYTKFKKYIGLCNVPIHLKNDIAKLFNSDSNRISMDFAGLNHMVYGLNVFLDGEDVTKEAISRFVTSDVTMQNIKAIEFNSDFIKSLGVIPCPYHRYYYKTKEMLEDEIKEFKEGKCRGEVVKELEKELFELYKDKNLDTKPSQLEKRGGAYYSDAACNLISSIYNDKKDIQVVNTLNNGAIRDFKDDQAVEISSIITKNGPKPLSIGYLPESVHGLVSQIKSFELLAAKAAVTGDYNAALLALCINPLIPSDELAKTILDEMLKAHKEYLPQFRK from the coding sequence ATGGGAAAAGGATTGAAAGTAGTTACAATTGGTGGAGGGTCTAGCTATACCCCAGAATTAGTAGAAGGGTTTATAAAAAGGCATAGAGAGTTACCTGTTTCTGAGTTATGGCTCGTTGATATAGAAGATGGAAAAGAAAAACTAGAGATAGTAGGAAATCTAGCAAAAAGAATGGTTAATAAATCTGGCGTAGATATGAAAATACATCTTACATTGGATAGGAAAGAAGCACTTGAAGGTGCAGACTTTGTAACAACACAGTTAAGAGTAGGCCTTTTAGATGCTAGAATAAAAGATGAAAGAATTCCTTTATCTCATGGTGTAATTGGCCAAGAAACTAATGGTGCAGGAGGGCTATTTAAAGCCCTTCGCACTATACCTGTCATATTTGATATATTAAATGATGTTGAAAAGTATTGTCCAAATGCTTGGGTGATAAATTTTACTAATCCTACAGGGATAATAAGTGAAGCTGTATTTAGATATACAAAATTTAAGAAATATATTGGATTATGCAATGTTCCTATACATCTAAAAAATGATATTGCTAAGCTGTTTAATTCAGATAGTAATAGAATAAGTATGGATTTTGCAGGTTTAAATCACATGGTTTATGGACTTAATGTATTTTTAGATGGGGAAGATGTTACAAAAGAAGCTATTAGTAGATTTGTTACTTCAGATGTCACTATGCAAAATATAAAAGCAATAGAATTTAATTCAGACTTTATAAAATCATTAGGTGTAATACCTTGTCCATATCATAGATATTACTATAAGACTAAAGAAATGCTTGAGGATGAGATTAAAGAATTTAAAGAAGGTAAATGTAGAGGTGAAGTAGTTAAAGAGTTAGAAAAAGAATTATTTGAATTATATAAAGATAAAAATTTAGACACTAAACCTTCGCAACTAGAAAAAAGAGGAGGAGCTTACTATAGTGATGCTGCATGTAATTTAATTAGTTCTATATACAATGACAAAAAAGATATCCAAGTTGTAAATACATTAAATAATGGTGCAATTAGAGACTTTAAAGATGACCAAGCTGTAGAAATTAGCAGTATAATAACTAAAAATGGACCTAAGCCATTATCAATAGGGTATTTACCTGAATCAGTTCATGGGTTAGTTAGCCAAATTAAGTCGTTTGAATTACTAGCTGCTAAAGCGGCTGTTACAGGTGATTATAATGCTGCACTTTTGGCGCTATGCATAAATCCTCTTATACCGTCTGATGAATTAGCTAAAACTATATTAGATGAGATGCTAAAAGCTCATAAAGAATATCTTCCTCAATTTAGAAAGTAG
- a CDS encoding PTS sugar transporter subunit IIC produces MNKFMEIAAKIGSQRHLVAVRDAFIAMIPITMVGALGTLINNLPSEGYKAFMANIFGEGWTSFGGNLWWGSIATMAIFLVIGVAYFLAKSYDENGFQAGIIALSIFFILAPQVATFTPEGASEAVTGWGFIPKLYTDTTALFTAIVIGLGSAEIFVRLSRINKLAIKMPEGVPPEVARSFAKLIPGMLTIAIFTFLGIFISKVTDGKFLTDILNTYLGKPLSNFADSLGFTMLIAFLVHFLWIFGLHGANIALPFTETILMKLGGDNAILVEQGATEGFHVLAGSFFDAFVYLGGSGMILGLIIALLIAGRRRKEMIALGGPPAIFNISEPVIFGLPIVLNPIFMIPFVLAPVVCSAIAYLAIDFGIVAPVIMPKIPWVTPPILGGIMATGHWSGGVLAAINLIISVLIYLPFVTISEKMEAKKAEKSAN; encoded by the coding sequence ATGAATAAGTTTATGGAAATTGCTGCTAAAATTGGCTCACAAAGACACTTAGTTGCAGTCAGAGATGCATTTATTGCGATGATACCGATAACAATGGTAGGTGCATTAGGAACTTTGATAAATAACTTACCATCAGAGGGGTATAAAGCTTTTATGGCAAATATATTTGGAGAAGGATGGACTTCTTTTGGTGGAAACCTATGGTGGGGATCTATAGCAACAATGGCAATTTTCCTAGTTATAGGAGTTGCATACTTTTTAGCAAAATCATATGATGAAAATGGATTTCAAGCAGGAATAATAGCTCTTAGTATATTTTTCATATTAGCACCTCAAGTTGCTACATTTACTCCAGAAGGAGCTTCAGAAGCTGTAACTGGATGGGGATTCATACCTAAACTTTACACAGATACAACTGCATTATTTACAGCTATAGTAATAGGTTTGGGTTCTGCAGAAATATTTGTAAGACTGTCTAGAATAAATAAATTAGCAATTAAAATGCCAGAGGGAGTACCTCCAGAAGTTGCAAGATCATTTGCTAAATTAATTCCAGGAATGTTAACTATAGCTATATTTACTTTTTTAGGAATATTTATATCAAAAGTTACAGATGGCAAATTCTTGACTGATATATTAAATACCTATTTAGGAAAACCTTTATCTAATTTTGCAGATAGTTTAGGATTCACAATGTTAATTGCATTTTTAGTACATTTTCTTTGGATATTTGGATTACATGGTGCTAATATAGCATTACCATTTACTGAAACAATACTTATGAAGCTAGGTGGAGATAATGCAATTTTAGTTGAACAAGGTGCAACAGAAGGTTTCCATGTTCTTGCAGGATCATTCTTTGATGCATTTGTATATTTAGGTGGATCAGGAATGATTTTAGGATTAATAATAGCATTATTAATTGCAGGTAGAAGACGTAAGGAAATGATAGCTTTAGGTGGACCACCAGCAATATTTAATATAAGTGAACCTGTAATATTTGGTCTACCAATAGTTTTAAACCCTATATTTATGATACCGTTTGTACTTGCACCGGTTGTTTGCTCAGCAATAGCATATCTAGCTATTGATTTTGGAATAGTAGCTCCAGTAATAATGCCTAAAATACCATGGGTAACACCACCAATATTAGGAGGTATTATGGCTACTGGACATTGGAGTGGTGGTGTATTAGCGGCAATAAACTTAATAATATCAGTACTTATATACTTGCCATTTGTTACTATTTCAGAAAAAATGGAGGCAAAGAAGGCAGAAAAGTCTGCTAATTAA
- a CDS encoding PTS sugar transporter subunit IIB, producing the protein MIKIMLACSAGMSTSLLVTKMEKAAKENDIEAKIWAISEVNLKNEIEKCDVLLLGPQVRYIIGKATEMAKPYNIPVEVINMMDYGKCNGKAILDRAMELYNNK; encoded by the coding sequence ATGATAAAAATAATGTTGGCGTGTTCAGCAGGAATGTCTACGAGTTTATTGGTTACAAAGATGGAAAAGGCAGCAAAGGAAAACGATATAGAGGCTAAAATATGGGCTATATCAGAAGTGAACTTAAAAAATGAAATTGAAAAGTGTGATGTTTTACTTTTAGGACCTCAAGTTAGATACATTATAGGTAAAGCTACTGAAATGGCAAAACCTTATAATATTCCAGTTGAAGTTATAAATATGATGGACTATGGAAAATGCAATGGGAAGGCTATTTTAGATAGAGCTATGGAATTATATAATAACAAATAA
- a CDS encoding GntR family transcriptional regulator translates to MKEPIYKVIENYVKELINSDKLKKGDLIPSENQLSEEFNVSRMTVRSALNNLVKDGYISRQRGVGSIVIGSRIYDNISAISGFTKEMNRKGYEVSNILLELNIVQADELLSNKLNIEVGDNIWEVKRVRLADNRKVSYMITYMPVKLFPNLNEDYCKKSLYTFVEEICGLKIAFSEREVQAIISDEEIMESLELDTPQAILYISQVCRLQNGEIFEYSHTYHNGYTLTLNAVSE, encoded by the coding sequence ATGAAAGAACCAATATATAAAGTTATAGAAAATTATGTTAAAGAATTAATAAATTCAGATAAACTTAAAAAGGGAGATTTAATTCCTTCAGAAAATCAATTAAGTGAAGAGTTTAATGTAAGTCGTATGACTGTCAGATCTGCTTTAAATAATTTAGTTAAAGATGGATACATTAGTAGGCAAAGAGGTGTAGGAAGTATTGTGATTGGAAGTAGAATTTATGATAATATATCAGCGATTAGTGGCTTTACTAAGGAAATGAATAGAAAGGGGTATGAAGTATCTAATATTTTACTTGAGTTAAACATTGTGCAAGCTGATGAATTATTGTCTAATAAGTTAAATATAGAAGTAGGAGACAATATATGGGAAGTAAAAAGAGTAAGATTAGCTGATAATAGGAAGGTATCTTATATGATTACATATATGCCTGTTAAACTTTTCCCAAATTTAAATGAAGATTATTGTAAAAAATCCCTATATACTTTTGTAGAAGAAATATGTGGACTAAAAATAGCTTTTTCAGAAAGAGAAGTTCAGGCAATAATTTCAGATGAAGAAATAATGGAGAGTTTAGAATTAGATACTCCACAAGCAATATTGTATATAAGCCAGGTTTGTAGGCTTCAAAATGGAGAAATATTTGAATACTCACATACATATCATAATGGTTACACTTTAACATTAAATGCAGTATCTGAATAG